In the Sphingobacterium sp. PCS056 genome, GCCACATACCCGCTGCCGCAAAATCAATTGGGCTTGTTACGCGCCATAGATCTGTATTGTGATGCGTCACCCAACCATCAGCACCATACAATATCCGAGCAGTTTCACGACCACTTTCACTCAACTCTTTAATCATCTGAAACAAAGGCTCATTTGTTTCAGAAAGATTCGTTACTTCGGCAGGCCAATAATTCATTTCGGTATTAATATTGACCGTATATTTGCTGTCCCAAGGTGGATTCATCGATCTATTCCAGATGCCCTGCAAATTTGCCGGCTGGCCACCCGGTTGTGAAGAACAGATCAATAAATAACGTCCAAATTGAACCAATAAGGCCACCAAAGATGGATCTTGCGTGGTCTTGAAATTGTCAATCCGCTCCGTGATAGTCATGTTTTTAGCATCAGCTTTTTCACCAAGATCTAATTTGAATCGTGCAAATTGTTTATTATAAATTGCTATATGCTGCTTAAGTGCTTCTTGAAAGCTCTTTTTTTGTGCTGATGACAATTTACGTGCAGCTCTGCTTGCATGATCGTTATCGACTGTTTTGTAATTCACAAAATTTGTAGCAATCGAAATATACAGCACGACAGAAGTTGCACCCGATACGGTTATTTTATTATTTGTTACCGCGACTATACCATCTTTATTTTTTACAACCGTCTGCTCTTGATAGATAATTTGACCTTTAATCCCCTCATGCGTTGATCCTCTACCTTCCAAAATTAAACTTTCACCTGATTTGAAAACTTGATGATCGGAAGGGTTTGCATATTCCATCTCAAAATTAAGCGCCCCCTTTTTACTTGCTGTAATCTGCATCATAATCACATCATCCGCAAATGACGAAAACACCTGACGGGTGTATGTCACGTCACCTACCGTATAACGAGATCGAGCAACAGCGCTTTCAATATCCAATTCACGGTAATAATTTTGGTATTCTTGGTGGTCTGGAAAATTTAAAATGACACTGCCCCCAGTTTGATAGGGCATGCCATGGGTTTTGGTAAAAAATGATTGATTTATTAATTGATCCGCTTTTTCAGGTTTTCCATCAAAGATTAATTGTCGAACTTCAGGAAGTGCCGCCAAAGCATGATGATTGTCATTTCGATAAGGTCCTCCTGCATAAATCGTTTCTTCATTTAGCTGTAATTCTTCCCGTTGCGGAATACCATAAACCATAGCACCCAAGCGGCCATTTCCTATAGGCAGCGCCTGCTCCCAAATATGATCTAATACCGGTTTATCATACCATAATTTAAGAGCATTCTTATTTTGAGCAAATAACATGCAATTAAACACGGATATAATCCCTATAAAAATCACATTAAAAAAAACAGCTAGTATTAATCTCATAATTTTATTTTGACTACATCGGATTTACCCTTATTTCATCCATGCATTAAACTTATTTCCTATCCATCATCCCAATTATCGCTGGGAGACTCATCAACGATATTGATGTCCTCCATTTAAAGTAGTTTGATAGAATTATTGATGATCTTGATCGCTATTTTTAAACAATAATTGCGAAACTAGATACAGATCATTCTTCCAGACATTAAAATCATGACCTCCAGGTTCGATGTAAAATACATGAGGCACCTGGTGTTTTTCCAAATAATCGTGCGTTCTGTTCGTGATTTGAATTAAACCATCTTGATCTCCACATGAAATCCAAAGTAACTGGAGTTTATCCTTAACTTCCTGTGGATTAGGAATAAGCTCCTCCGGCATACGTGTATTTGGTGCTGAAGAAAAACCACCTACCCAAGCGAATGTATCCAAGTTCCCGAGTCCAAAATTTAAAGCCTGTCCTCCCCCCATAGATAATCCAAACAGCGCACGATTGATCTGACCAGACTTTGCAGGATAATTTTTTTCAACATATGGAATCAAGTCCTGTAATAAATCCCGTTGAAATGTAGCAAAAGCTTCAATTTTATCAGCAGCCATGATGTTGCCGTTTGCACGATCATCTTTCATGGCACGGCCATTTGGCAGTACCACTAACATGGGTTCTAATTTACCTTGGGCATACAGATTGTCCAAGATGATTTGAGGTGTACCATTTTTCAACCATTCATATTCATCACCTCCGATTCCATGTAACAGATAAAGTACGGGATAAGATTTTTTCGGAGAAAAACCCGGAGGCAGATATACTAAAGCACTTCGTTTCGCCTCTACAGTTGATGAAAAATAAAAAATCGTATCGATCTTACCATGTGAAATATCCGATTGATATAAATCAAATCCTGCAGGAGCATGCTTCTGTTGCGCTCTCACTAAGGAAATTGATAGAACTAAAAGTAGTATAATCCATACGTTCTTCATGATCATGTAGTTTATAATTAGGTTTTGACTATTTAATTTCAATAGGCTTTTATTCGGTTTAAATTTTAGAGAAGCACACTTCCAAAGATCCTATCTTGACGATACTTGCTGCATTTATGCATTCCAAAAAATCATAAATCAAATAGTAAAACAGATATATATTGTAATTTAATAATATTGGTTTTATTTAGCTAAAATTATTTTCATTAATTATGCAAATAATTTCCTTTTCAAATAAATATTAAGGAAATATAAGTGGTTATGTTATGCTACTGTTGCATCTTGATATACTTTTCTAGAAAGCACTTTTTTAGTCGCTAATACAATACTAGCTGCATTTAAACCGTATTTTTCCATCAATTGAGCAGGAGTCCCCGATTCACCAAAGCTATCATCTACAGCAACATACTCTTGAGGGGTAGGCTGTTTTTTTGCCAGTAATTGTGCGATACTATCGCCCAAACCTCCCAGACGATTATGTTCTTCAGCTGTAACGACACAACGTGTTTTTCCGACAGAATTCAATACAGCCTCTTCATCCAATGGTTTAATCGTGTGAATATTAATAATTTCTGCATCTATACCTATTTTTTCAAGTTCCTCACCAGCTTGAATTGCTTCCCATACCAGATGTCCAGTTGCAATGATGGTTACATCTTTACCCTCATTAAGCATAACTGCCTTACCGATCTCAAATTCTTGATCTTCTGGTGTAAAAACAGGGACTACTGGTCTTCCAAAACGGAGATAAACTGGTCCATAATATTTCGCAGCAGCAATTGTAGCTGCCTTCGTCTGGTTATAATCACAAGGGTTGATCACCGTCATGCCCGGTAACATCTTCATCAATCCGATATCTTCCAAAATTTGGTGTGTAGCACCGTCTTCGCCAAGCGTCAGGCCTGCATGCGACGCCGCGATCTTAACATTTTTATCAGAATAGGCTATAGATTGACGGATTTGATCATAAACTCTTCCCGTTGAGAAGTTCGCAAAAGTTCCCGTAAACGGAATCTTATTTCCGATCGTTAACCCTGCAGCGATCCCCATCATATTGGCCTCAGCAATACCGATCTGAAAGAATCTTTCAGGAAATTCTTTAATGAAATCATTCATTTTTAATGACCCGATCAGATCAGCACAAAGCGCAACGACATTTGGATCTTTTCTTCCAGCTTCCAATAAACCAGCTCCAAAACCAGATCGTGTATCTTTAGACTCTGTATATGTATATTTTTTCATTTTTTACCCGTATAGAATAGTTTGTATGGATTAATTGGTATTTAGGTTTAAGCAAAACGTCACTAAACTTTAAATACCAATACTTTACATACTAATAATAATTAATAATCACCTAATGTTTCTTGATTCTGAGCTAAAGCGATAGCCAATTGATCGTTATTTGGAGCTACACCATGCCATTTGTGCGAACCCATCATAAAATCGACACCATTCCCCATTTCAGTATGCAATAAAATAATAACAGGCACACCTATATTAGCTTGTGATTTTGCTTCGGAAAGCCCCTCCAGTATAGAAGCAATATCATTTCCATTTTTTATTTCGATGACATGCCAGCCAAAAGCCAACCACTTGGCGGAAAGATTTCCTAGTGACAAAACATCTTGAGTTGCTCCATCAATTTGTGCCCCATTATAATCAATAATAGCGATAAGGTTATCCACTTTATTGTGGGGGGCATACATAGCAGCTTCCCATACTTGACCTTCTTGCAATTCGCCATCACCCATCAGCACATAAATCAAGCCTTTATCGTGATTCAATTTCTTAGCTTGAGCTGCACCAATCGATACAGACAACCCTTGTCCCAAGGAACCTGATGCGATACGAATACCTGGCAATCCCTCATGGGTAGTGGGATGACCTTGCAATCGGGATCCAATCTTACGAAACGATGCCAACTCCGCTACATCAAAATAACCTGCTCTTGCCAATACGCTATAGAAGACAGGTGAAATATGACCATTAGAAAGGAAAAATAAATCTTCCCCTTTTCCATCGAGATCAAATCCCTCCTTTCTATTCATCACTTCAAAATATAAAGCAACCAAAAGCTCCGTACAACCCAAAGATCCTCCAGGATGTCCAGATTGACAGGAGTGAACCATCCGAACAATATCTCTTCGAACCTGAGAAACAATTTCTTCTAGTTCGGAAACACTTTTTTTATTCATTTCCATAACTATTAATTATTTTGATCAGCCACTCGCTTATGATCAGCTAAGAATTGAGCAAGTCCGCTGTCCGTTAAAGGATGTTTTAAAAGAGAAAGAATCGCTGACAAAGGAGATGTAATGACATCAGCACCAATTTTAGCACAGCCTAATATATGCGCACTGTTGCGTACAGAAGCGGCTAATATTTGCGTTGAAAATCCATAGTTATCATATATTTCACGAATTTCATTGATAAGACCGAGGCCATCGACAGAGATGTCATCTAAGCGGCCAATAAATGGAGACACATAAGTTGCACCCGCCTTTGCTGCCAACAAGGCTTGTCCTGCAGAAAACACTAATGTACAGTTCGTTTTGATACCCTTTTTACTGAAATATTTAATAGCCCTTATCCCATCTTTGGTCATCGGTACTTTAACCACTATTTTAGTATTTAAAGAAGCCAACTCCTCCCCTTCGTAAATCATACCTGCATAGTCCGTCGCAATCACTTCGGCACTTACATCCCCATCCACTATGGCACATATATCAAGGTAATGTTTCTGAACATGGTCATCTCCACTAATCCCCTCTTTTGCCATTAATGTAGGGTTGGTCGTCACACCATCCAATACCCCGAAGTCTTGGGCTTCTTGAATATCCTTCAAGTTAGCTGTGTCAATAAAAAATTTCATTTATCAATTTAAGTTTAGTTGTTTATTGTTGGTCAACAATTAGCAGATGAAAAATCTCTAATTGTATAACAAAACTATATGATTGGGCGCTTATACAATGAAACAGATCTTAAAAATAAGGGTAAAAATGTTTAAAACATCCTCCCAAATCCTTTAAAACAGCACTTAATCAAGTACTGTGTCTACAAATAGCATCTATACCTCCTAAATTACAATATAGGCTCCTACATCAAATTTTCTTTCAAACAGGTTTAGAGACAACTAAGAATTGGAGTGAAAACTATACGCTACAAATAGAAAAAGTGACGTCGGTTGACGTCACTTTTTAATCTCATCGAATACTATGATAAATTGAAAAGTACTGAAAAATACAGTGTGCTAGATCAGTTTTTCTTCTTTATATGGGCAAATCCACACGGACACCATTCTTCCAGTAACAGGGTTTATAATTGACAGGAACGTCACCAGTAGAACCCGTTACATAAACGTCTTCTCCATCAATATAAATCCCAGAAGCCTGCGCATTATCTTCCAGTTCATACAGAGTACCATTT is a window encoding:
- a CDS encoding glycosyl hydrolase family 95 catalytic domain-containing protein — protein: MRLILAVFFNVIFIGIISVFNCMLFAQNKNALKLWYDKPVLDHIWEQALPIGNGRLGAMVYGIPQREELQLNEETIYAGGPYRNDNHHALAALPEVRQLIFDGKPEKADQLINQSFFTKTHGMPYQTGGSVILNFPDHQEYQNYYRELDIESAVARSRYTVGDVTYTRQVFSSFADDVIMMQITASKKGALNFEMEYANPSDHQVFKSGESLILEGRGSTHEGIKGQIIYQEQTVVKNKDGIVAVTNNKITVSGATSVVLYISIATNFVNYKTVDNDHASRAARKLSSAQKKSFQEALKQHIAIYNKQFARFKLDLGEKADAKNMTITERIDNFKTTQDPSLVALLVQFGRYLLICSSQPGGQPANLQGIWNRSMNPPWDSKYTVNINTEMNYWPAEVTNLSETNEPLFQMIKELSESGRETARILYGADGWVTHHNTDLWRVTSPIDFAAAGMWPTGGTWLTQHIWEHYLYTGDKKFLAELYPVMKGASDFILSILIAHPKHPDWLVISPSISPEHGPISAGVTMDNQLAFDILTRTALASEILGQDPDYQTKLVSTARQIPPMQVGRYTQLQEWLEDLDDPKSDHRHVSHLYGLYPGHQISPYRTAELFEAARNSLQYRGDFATGWSIGWKINLWARLLDGNKAYQIIDNMLTLADKMNPEGRTYPNMFTAHPPFQIDGNFGLSAGVAEMLMQSHDGAVHVLPALPDLWGEGSVVGMVARGGFHVDMNWKDGSIENMTVTSKIGGNLRVRSYWPLAAKGLKEAMGENPNVLLNPVTVKEALVSAQANLKGNHLRKVYEYDIPTQAGEKYVFVHDQQ
- a CDS encoding alpha/beta hydrolase; protein product: MKNVWIILLLVLSISLVRAQQKHAPAGFDLYQSDISHGKIDTIFYFSSTVEAKRSALVYLPPGFSPKKSYPVLYLLHGIGGDEYEWLKNGTPQIILDNLYAQGKLEPMLVVLPNGRAMKDDRANGNIMAADKIEAFATFQRDLLQDLIPYVEKNYPAKSGQINRALFGLSMGGGQALNFGLGNLDTFAWVGGFSSAPNTRMPEELIPNPQEVKDKLQLLWISCGDQDGLIQITNRTHDYLEKHQVPHVFYIEPGGHDFNVWKNDLYLVSQLLFKNSDQDHQ
- a CDS encoding transketolase family protein is translated as MKKYTYTESKDTRSGFGAGLLEAGRKDPNVVALCADLIGSLKMNDFIKEFPERFFQIGIAEANMMGIAAGLTIGNKIPFTGTFANFSTGRVYDQIRQSIAYSDKNVKIAASHAGLTLGEDGATHQILEDIGLMKMLPGMTVINPCDYNQTKAATIAAAKYYGPVYLRFGRPVVPVFTPEDQEFEIGKAVMLNEGKDVTIIATGHLVWEAIQAGEELEKIGIDAEIINIHTIKPLDEEAVLNSVGKTRCVVTAEEHNRLGGLGDSIAQLLAKKQPTPQEYVAVDDSFGESGTPAQLMEKYGLNAASIVLATKKVLSRKVYQDATVA
- a CDS encoding transketolase; protein product: MNKKSVSELEEIVSQVRRDIVRMVHSCQSGHPGGSLGCTELLVALYFEVMNRKEGFDLDGKGEDLFFLSNGHISPVFYSVLARAGYFDVAELASFRKIGSRLQGHPTTHEGLPGIRIASGSLGQGLSVSIGAAQAKKLNHDKGLIYVLMGDGELQEGQVWEAAMYAPHNKVDNLIAIIDYNGAQIDGATQDVLSLGNLSAKWLAFGWHVIEIKNGNDIASILEGLSEAKSQANIGVPVIILLHTEMGNGVDFMMGSHKWHGVAPNNDQLAIALAQNQETLGDY
- the fsa gene encoding fructose-6-phosphate aldolase, whose product is MKFFIDTANLKDIQEAQDFGVLDGVTTNPTLMAKEGISGDDHVQKHYLDICAIVDGDVSAEVIATDYAGMIYEGEELASLNTKIVVKVPMTKDGIRAIKYFSKKGIKTNCTLVFSAGQALLAAKAGATYVSPFIGRLDDISVDGLGLINEIREIYDNYGFSTQILAASVRNSAHILGCAKIGADVITSPLSAILSLLKHPLTDSGLAQFLADHKRVADQNN